In Kitasatospora sp. NBC_00240, the following are encoded in one genomic region:
- a CDS encoding lipid II flippase MurJ: MNGDRPAPTVAAPLPPARAAEPRPAPAGPAPAGAAPPAGPAGASNRRGFLVKAFGVTALLSAAGSALGLLRDLLLARFFGANQGTDAFLVAWTVPETAAPLLIEDAMAFLMVPAFSLALVLREENPESPDPVRQLVRATLPWLLAALCALSLGAALGAPQLVQLLAPGLPDPGLAVTCTRITALTILPFGLAGYLGSALRAHHNFTAPAGIYVVYNLGILAVLLTCNAIWGVRSAAIGVAVGSLLMAALLVGPFLRRLRGPGAGAARPAARRRRGPRADGLVLIPLAILPVAVFTLTRQAQVFVERYLGSDLPPGTISHLNYAAKVSQLAMTAAILICTVTFPLVARALAAGDLVTARDRVEKDLGQATAVVLAGTAFLMACAPSVVALLFQRGAFGPQDTAATAAVIRVYSFGLPAQALIGVMVRPYFSVRPVVRRAGDRRPDDGGRRLLDWYPAAAMLLGLGVTVTVGLLATPGYGALGLAAGNAAGITATAALLLRGLLLRGIAVRVGRVLGGQARLLAAAVGAAAAGAFAAGMPADPLLSTLLGGATVALAFAALGTGFGAAEVRGPVLAAVRALCPPSIADEGKLPHGR, encoded by the coding sequence GTGAACGGCGACCGCCCCGCCCCGACGGTGGCCGCGCCGCTGCCGCCGGCCCGCGCCGCCGAGCCCCGGCCCGCCCCGGCCGGGCCCGCCCCGGCCGGGGCCGCGCCGCCCGCCGGGCCGGCCGGTGCCTCGAACCGGCGCGGCTTCCTGGTCAAGGCCTTCGGCGTCACCGCCCTGCTGAGCGCGGCCGGGTCGGCCCTCGGCCTGCTCCGTGACCTGCTGCTGGCCCGCTTCTTCGGCGCCAACCAGGGCACCGACGCCTTCCTGGTGGCCTGGACCGTCCCCGAGACGGCGGCGCCGCTGCTGATCGAGGACGCGATGGCGTTCCTGATGGTGCCCGCCTTCAGCCTGGCCCTGGTGCTGCGCGAGGAGAACCCCGAATCCCCGGACCCGGTCCGGCAGTTGGTCCGGGCCACGCTGCCCTGGCTGCTCGCGGCTCTGTGCGCGCTGTCGCTCGGCGCCGCCCTCGGCGCGCCCCAGCTGGTGCAGCTGCTCGCCCCCGGCCTGCCCGACCCCGGCCTCGCCGTCACCTGCACCAGGATCACCGCGCTCACCATCCTGCCCTTCGGCCTGGCCGGCTACCTGGGTTCGGCGCTGCGCGCGCACCACAACTTCACCGCCCCGGCCGGCATCTACGTGGTCTACAACCTGGGCATCCTGGCCGTGCTGCTGACCTGCAACGCGATCTGGGGGGTCCGCTCGGCGGCGATCGGCGTGGCGGTCGGCAGCCTGCTGATGGCCGCGCTGCTGGTGGGCCCGTTCCTGCGGCGGCTGCGCGGCCCGGGGGCCGGTGCGGCCCGGCCGGCAGCCCGCCGGCGGAGGGGGCCGCGCGCGGACGGCCTGGTCCTGATCCCGCTGGCGATACTCCCGGTCGCGGTGTTCACCCTGACCCGGCAGGCGCAGGTCTTCGTCGAGCGCTACCTCGGTTCGGACCTGCCGCCCGGCACCATCTCGCACCTGAACTACGCCGCCAAGGTCTCCCAGCTCGCCATGACGGCGGCCATCCTGATCTGCACGGTGACCTTCCCGCTGGTGGCCAGGGCGCTGGCGGCCGGCGACCTGGTCACCGCCAGGGACCGGGTGGAGAAGGACCTCGGCCAGGCCACCGCCGTCGTGCTGGCCGGCACCGCCTTCCTGATGGCCTGCGCGCCCTCGGTGGTCGCGCTGCTCTTCCAGCGCGGCGCCTTCGGGCCGCAGGACACCGCGGCGACCGCCGCCGTCATCCGGGTGTACAGCTTCGGCCTGCCCGCGCAGGCCCTGATCGGGGTGATGGTCCGGCCGTACTTCTCGGTCCGCCCGGTGGTCCGCCGGGCCGGCGACCGCCGCCCCGACGACGGCGGCCGCCGGCTGCTCGACTGGTACCCGGCCGCCGCGATGCTGCTCGGCCTCGGCGTCACCGTCACCGTCGGACTGCTCGCCACCCCCGGCTACGGCGCACTGGGTCTGGCGGCCGGCAACGCGGCGGGCATCACCGCGACCGCCGCCCTGCTGCTGCGCGGGCTGCTGCTCCGCGGCATCGCCGTCCGGGTGGGCCGGGTGCTGGGCGGCCAGGCCCGGCTGCTGGCGGCGGCCGTCGGCGCGGCCGCGGCCGGCGCCTTCGCCGCCGGGATGCCCGCCGACCCGCTGCTGTCGACCCTGCTGGGCGGGGCGACTGTGGCCCTGGCCTTCGCCGCGCTCGGCACGGGTTTCGGCGCCGCCGAGGTGCGGGGCCCCGTGCTCGCCGCCGTCCGGGCCCTGTGCCCGCCATCCATCGCCGATGAAGGGAAGCTGCCCCATGGACGCTGA
- a CDS encoding O-antigen ligase family protein has product MALIPPASPGPAAALRRAAAALSARPSLLAAATVLLVCVPTGEKDVTAAVHVTPADLASLALVALVGLDLARGRTPRLGRTAGVLFGAVVLAAAVATLGSIDPAASVTGFVRLAQVFVLVPAAVLCALRDRTDQRLILGAFVLAALVQGVVGAHQYLTRTGASYIGQPIRAVGTFGALDIMAMSSVVSYGLLAALALAMAERGPGGDARLRRAMFAAAAFLVFPLAVSFSRGSWIATGVAAAVLLLRCDARLALRGAALALAAAVVLAGGFGLGASGVTARLSSIGSVSAAPDQSVSDRYDLWGTAERIWQDHPVTGAGPKAFQQLRDSHAPLRLSSGSDAEDTSIGFQREPLLSPHNMYFLVLSEQGLLGILAYAALFLGLLAGCLRRARGTGTAALALLTWVLVDFLYADIGGTTTVLTSIVLGLAARTALPAGPGTAAVPLPAPAAPVPSARPAPAPAKVPAP; this is encoded by the coding sequence GTGGCCCTCATCCCTCCCGCCTCGCCAGGACCGGCCGCGGCCTTACGCCGGGCAGCGGCCGCGCTGTCGGCCCGGCCGAGCCTGCTCGCCGCCGCCACCGTCCTGCTGGTCTGCGTGCCGACGGGGGAGAAGGACGTCACCGCCGCCGTCCACGTCACCCCGGCCGACCTCGCCTCGCTGGCCCTGGTGGCCCTGGTCGGGCTCGACCTGGCCCGCGGCCGCACCCCGCGGCTCGGCCGGACGGCCGGCGTCCTGTTCGGCGCCGTGGTGCTGGCCGCCGCCGTCGCCACCCTCGGCTCGATCGACCCGGCCGCCAGCGTCACCGGCTTCGTCCGGCTCGCCCAGGTCTTCGTGCTCGTCCCGGCCGCCGTGCTGTGCGCCCTGCGCGACCGCACCGACCAGCGGCTGATCCTCGGCGCTTTCGTGCTCGCCGCGCTGGTCCAGGGCGTGGTCGGCGCCCACCAGTACCTGACCCGCACCGGCGCCTCGTACATCGGGCAGCCGATCCGGGCGGTCGGCACCTTCGGCGCGCTGGACATCATGGCGATGTCCAGCGTGGTCAGCTACGGCCTGCTGGCCGCGCTGGCGCTGGCGATGGCCGAGCGCGGCCCGGGCGGTGACGCCCGGCTGCGCCGGGCCATGTTCGCGGCCGCGGCGTTCCTGGTGTTCCCGCTCGCCGTCTCGTTCAGCCGGGGCAGCTGGATCGCCACCGGCGTCGCCGCCGCCGTGCTGCTGCTGCGCTGCGACGCCCGGCTGGCCCTGCGGGGCGCCGCGCTCGCGCTGGCCGCCGCGGTGGTGCTGGCGGGCGGCTTCGGGCTCGGCGCCTCCGGCGTGACGGCCCGGCTGAGCAGCATCGGCTCGGTCTCGGCGGCGCCCGACCAGTCGGTCAGCGACCGCTACGACCTCTGGGGCACCGCCGAGCGGATCTGGCAGGACCACCCGGTGACCGGCGCCGGCCCCAAGGCCTTCCAGCAACTGCGGGACAGTCACGCCCCGTTGCGGCTCTCCTCGGGCAGCGACGCGGAGGACACCAGCATCGGGTTCCAGCGCGAGCCGCTGCTCTCCCCGCACAACATGTACTTCCTGGTGCTCAGCGAGCAGGGCCTGCTCGGGATCCTCGCCTACGCCGCGCTCTTCCTCGGCCTGCTGGCCGGCTGCCTGCGCCGGGCCCGGGGCACCGGGACGGCGGCGCTCGCACTGCTCACCTGGGTGCTGGTGGACTTCCTCTACGCGGACATCGGCGGCACCACGACGGTGCTGACCTCGATCGTGCTCGGCCTCGCCGCCCGGACGGCGCTGCCGGCCGGGCCCGGCACGGCCGCCGTACCCCTGCCCGCGCCCGCCGCCCCGGTGCCGTCCGCGCGACCCGCCCCGGCCCCCGCCAAGGTGCCCGCCCCGTGA
- a CDS encoding sugar transferase has translation MTIDHESVPRPGGPMGAARRPATGVLDRPAAAGPARTTPAIGRHRRPFRSRLALPAALVTVDILALGAAAAVGTATLGATDRDRPLLATSTLLALLLVLNLAGGLYRTRLSLSALDELPALAARSVVATAFAVTVAGCLDGCWPDRGTGTPVRLLTLLGVFLLLASCGRAVSYHLIRQARRRRPSPVLLLGAGQLGQWVAAALTERREYGLRPVGFLDPDPVLTDQGTGLPVLGGREALEREVRRHRVHHVLATEGAADGTETAAALREAARLGCQVWLVPALREYGSLPAGARPRGGDHLWGFPCLRIGRPAMRRPGWAGKRALDITAAGLGLIALAPVLAACALAVRCDTGSGVLFRQQRTGLDGRVFTLLKFRTLRPSNEHESATRWNIAQDHRMGAVGKLLRRSSLDELPQLWNILRGDMSLVGPRPERPYFVMRFGQAYPEYADRHRVPVGLTGLAQVNGLRGDTSIEDRARFDNRYIESWSLWQDVKILLRTAALMLHPDGS, from the coding sequence ATGACCATTGACCACGAGAGCGTGCCGAGGCCGGGCGGACCCATGGGCGCCGCCCGCCGGCCCGCCACCGGAGTCCTGGACCGCCCGGCCGCCGCCGGCCCGGCCCGGACCACCCCGGCGATCGGCCGCCACCGCCGGCCGTTCCGCTCCCGGCTCGCGCTGCCCGCCGCGCTGGTCACCGTGGACATCCTCGCCCTCGGCGCCGCCGCCGCGGTCGGCACCGCCACCCTCGGCGCCACCGACCGCGACCGTCCGCTGCTCGCCACCAGCACCCTGCTGGCACTGCTGCTGGTGCTCAACCTCGCCGGCGGCCTCTACCGCACCCGCCTCAGCCTCTCCGCGCTGGACGAACTCCCCGCCCTCGCGGCCCGGTCCGTGGTCGCCACCGCCTTCGCCGTCACCGTGGCCGGCTGCCTCGACGGCTGCTGGCCCGACCGGGGCACCGGCACCCCGGTACGGCTGCTCACCCTGCTCGGCGTCTTCCTGCTGCTCGCCAGCTGCGGCCGCGCCGTCTCCTACCACCTCATCCGCCAGGCCCGCCGCCGCCGGCCCAGCCCCGTCCTGCTGCTCGGCGCCGGCCAGCTCGGCCAGTGGGTCGCCGCGGCGCTCACCGAGCGCCGCGAGTACGGCCTGCGCCCGGTCGGCTTCCTCGACCCGGACCCGGTACTGACCGACCAGGGCACCGGGCTGCCCGTCCTCGGCGGCCGCGAGGCGCTCGAACGCGAGGTCCGCCGCCACCGCGTCCACCACGTGCTCGCCACCGAGGGCGCCGCCGACGGGACGGAGACCGCCGCCGCCCTGCGCGAGGCCGCCCGGCTGGGCTGCCAGGTCTGGTTGGTCCCCGCCCTGCGGGAGTACGGCTCGCTCCCGGCGGGCGCCCGCCCGCGCGGCGGCGACCACCTCTGGGGCTTCCCCTGCCTGCGGATCGGCCGCCCCGCGATGCGCCGCCCCGGCTGGGCCGGCAAGCGCGCCCTCGACATCACCGCCGCCGGCCTCGGCCTGATCGCCCTGGCGCCGGTGCTGGCCGCCTGCGCGCTGGCCGTCCGCTGCGACACCGGCTCCGGCGTGCTCTTCCGCCAGCAGCGCACCGGACTCGACGGCCGGGTCTTCACCCTGCTCAAGTTCCGCACCCTGCGGCCCAGCAACGAGCACGAGTCGGCCACCCGCTGGAACATCGCCCAGGACCACCGGATGGGCGCCGTCGGCAAGCTGCTGCGCCGCAGCTCCCTCGACGAGCTGCCGCAGCTGTGGAACATCCTGCGCGGCGACATGAGCCTGGTCGGCCCGCGGCCGGAGCGCCCGTACTTCGTGATGCGCTTCGGCCAGGCGTACCCGGAGTACGCCGACCGGCACCGCGTCCCCGTCGGCCTCACCGGTCTCGCCCAGGTCAACGGCCTGCGCGGCGACACCTCGATCGAGGACCGGGCCCGGTTCGACAACCGCTACATCGAGAGCTGGAGCCTGTGGCAGGACGTCAAGATCCTGCTCCGGACGGCAGCCCTGATGCTCCACCCGGACGGAAGCTGA